Proteins from a genomic interval of Perognathus longimembris pacificus isolate PPM17 chromosome 14, ASM2315922v1, whole genome shotgun sequence:
- the LOC125363445 gene encoding cell division cycle-associated protein 4-like: MFARGLKRRCDQEEAAEGFGTAPSYSLQRQSLLDMSLVKLQLCHMLVEPNLCRSVLIANTVRQIQEEMSRDGAWHAGAPPGAGRAPLDRLVSTEVLCRTARGPPGAPPAPGSGEGPSRAPAPELCTAGPAPEPRDPRSSLWEMGSARESRGGFPKALDQIFETLESKPPGCMEELFSDVESSYYDLDTVLTGVVGGSKPGLCGGLEGFAAAPAPPAAGCKSDLAELDHVVEILVET, from the coding sequence ATGTTTGCGCGCGGGCTGAAGAGGAGGTGTGACCAGGAGGAGGCGGCAGAGGGCTTTGGCACCGCCCCGTCCTACAGCCTCCAGCGGCAGTCGCTCCTGGACATGTCCCTGGTCAAGCTGCAGCTCTGCCACATGCTGGTGGAGCCCAACCTCTGCCGCTCGGTCCTCATCGCCAACACCGTCCGGCAGATCCAGGAGGAGATGAGCCGGGACGGCGCGTGGCACGCCGGGGCgccgccgggcgcggggcgggcgccgcTGGACCGCCTGGTGTCCACGGAGGTGCTGTGCCGCACGGCCCGGGGCCCTCCGGGGGCGCCACCCGCCCCCGGGTCCGGAGAGGGCCCCTCGCGGGCGCCGGCCCCCGAACTCTGCacggccggcccggcccccgaGCCGCGGGACCCTCGGAGCAGCCTGTGGGAGATGGGCAGCGCGCGGGAGAGCAGGGGGGGCTTCCCCAAGGCCCTGGACCAGATATTTGAGACCCTGGAGAGCAAACCCCCCGGCTGCATGGAGGAGCTGTTCTCCGACGTGGAGAGCTCCTACTACGACCTGGACACGGTGCTGACGGGCGTGGTGGGCGGCTCCAAGCCGGGCCTGTGTGGCGGGCTCGAGGGCTTCGCGGCAGCCCCGGCTCCCCCCGCCGCGGGCTGCAAGTCGGACCTGGCCGAGCTGGACCACGTGGTGGAGATCCTGGTGGAGACCTGA